The nucleotide window ACCTCAAGGAAAAAGACATTTTGCCCAAGGTGAGAAATTCATCAAGCACAGGGTTTTTTGGcacataataacaaaaaaaaaatccctctAAATTTTGTGCTACCGGACTACTGAAGCCCCGTGCgtgaacaaaaaaatgaaaaaaaaaaaaaaaaaaacgtaaaacTACTAAAACATGGCATTGCCAACATAGATTTGTCATATAAATTTACGTCAAAAAATAAGGGGAAAACGAGTGTTTACAAATTTACACCTACCGCAACAAATACGAATTTTTTCGTTATTAATTATTCAAAAGGGAACTGAAAATAGAAAGGCACTATTAGGGGTAAGTGCCACAAGAAGAAAACTTCACGTTAATCGTTACAATGAGTAATCTAGGAAAGCTGAAGCCTTCACATTTGTACATTTATGACCGAGTTGGTCGTAAGTCTTCAGAAGAGGACTTAGAAGTGCCTCAAAGTTCTGGTGAAATGCAAGAAAACTTCAAGATAAACTTCAGAGATGATGGACTAGGAAAATATCGGATAACTCCTTTAGGAAACACCAAAGATACAAAAGAGTTGGTAAGGATCAAATTGCAATAAATATCAAATCAAAACGCCTTGGAAAGTGGATGGAAAAGGTTGTGCTTCACTCAAATCTTCTAATTCCGTTTCAGTCGTCTTAGGTGGAAATATGGATATAATTCAGAAATAAGAGAAAATCCCTAAATTAAACCATTATTGAACCTTGAGTTTGTTGCAAACTTAAGGTTAAGGTgttgttgaaaaagaaatttgattgtttTTAGGATACTGTGAAAGCAAGATCTCACAACCACACCAGCAATGGCGTAAGTGCCTCGtataaataattgtaaaaacTGTTAAACAAACCCTAAATCCATTATAATAATGAGTAATCCTGGTTAATTGCTCATCGAACGACAGACAGACGGATGGACTCCGGCTGGAAGGACAGACGGGAGGACGAATGCATTTCGTTAGTTCCATAAATCGCAACGGCTAAGTTTTTTTGTAAGCTGATTCCGGGGAACTCAGAGAACTCCCAACGAGGAATCATAACCTAGAGTATAGCCAATGTGGAACTGTGGCATTCCCGCAACCGTATATTTTATTAGGGTGGAGGTTTTAGCGCTAACCTCTTTGAATTAAGGAAGataagtgttttttttgtttgtttgtcttttatcGTGGCTCAAAGAAACTAATGATACAATTTACAAATCGTTCACTGtatgaataataaaat belongs to Acropora muricata isolate sample 2 chromosome 9, ASM3666990v1, whole genome shotgun sequence and includes:
- the LOC136927564 gene encoding uncharacterized protein produces the protein MSNLGKLKPSHLYIYDRVGRKSSEEDLEVPQSSGEMQENFKINFRDDGLGKYRITPLGNTKDTKELDTVKARSHNHTSNGEKKSVNSVTKKKVSVQRCTV